A region of uncultured Anaeromusa sp. DNA encodes the following proteins:
- a CDS encoding ankyrin repeat domain-containing protein, with protein MMMRLLMVGLLSMAVLLAGCSNSPEDAKKELADKKIQYNEQSFLKAVEDQKKDVVELFIEAGMSPNVTTANGTPLVTAAATGNLEMVKFLVEKGADVNSKSKDKGDLTPLFAAVLGGGKDKDKQETVKFLLDKGADVNARFASKGFEATPLMMAAAEKDTEIVRLLLAKKPDIQAIDAGTGLTALMMAVLNNNIENTKELLAQGADVNKKAKNNTTALSLAKQEKNKEMITILTNAGAK; from the coding sequence ATGATGATGCGTTTACTTATGGTGGGGTTGCTTTCGATGGCCGTATTGCTTGCAGGATGCTCAAACAGCCCGGAAGATGCGAAGAAAGAATTAGCTGATAAAAAAATTCAATACAATGAGCAGAGCTTTTTAAAAGCGGTAGAGGATCAAAAGAAGGACGTTGTTGAGCTATTTATTGAAGCAGGGATGAGCCCCAATGTTACAACTGCTAATGGCACTCCCTTGGTAACCGCAGCGGCGACGGGTAATTTAGAAATGGTCAAGTTTCTGGTTGAAAAAGGAGCTGACGTAAATAGTAAAAGCAAAGATAAAGGAGATTTAACGCCGCTGTTTGCTGCGGTTTTAGGAGGAGGGAAAGACAAAGACAAGCAGGAGACAGTAAAGTTTTTGTTGGATAAAGGGGCGGACGTGAATGCGCGTTTTGCTTCTAAAGGGTTTGAGGCAACACCGCTGATGATGGCGGCAGCGGAAAAGGATACAGAGATTGTTCGGCTGCTTTTGGCCAAGAAACCGGATATTCAAGCGATAGATGCAGGCACCGGCCTTACTGCTTTGATGATGGCCGTGCTTAATAATAATATTGAAAATACCAAAGAACTGTTGGCCCAGGGCGCCGATGTGAATAAGAAAGCAAAAAACAATACTACGGCTCTTTCGCTGGCTAAACAAGAAAAAAACAAGGAAATGATTACGATCTTGACGAATGCGGGAGCAAAGTAA
- a CDS encoding methyl-accepting chemotaxis protein gives MNLTAKMIAYFLLVLLVSSAGFSYTAWKVDDSAKLTSEVRGKYLPRLLKTTEANANLGDIIGDLRGFFITKDQQLVNDYKKKSEANRKDLDELINESYTTEGKRVSNELKTLSNQYFDIADTKFIPLVQAGKMDEATLVMTHEMKPLATTLSDKFDAYQEMRNKQMSDILATAEENASSAKNAAIFAGILATILGLAIGFFAARRIARPVNELAVVAQTVARGDLTQYVQVNSQDEIGHLADSFNTMIDQLKSLLGQVSKTAHHLNSASQEIVGVAQDNSATMQQIAASTEEISAGLETVSASTEEVTASSENMGANVHQVAQIADEGSKVAKAVEQQALSLQQDARTSSDTANSMYEGISARVTKAIDDAKIVNEISTMASSIAAIAGQTNLLALNAAIEAARAGEQGRGFAVVAEEVRKLAEESARVVGNIQELTQQVEAAIEVLVNNGNDMLQFIDGTVKKDYAAFVDIGQQYKKDADSFLSVTTGIGDRMKQIVQEVNEVNKAIESVATTITQSADGAEEIAKGTTDTSQGIDQMSRAATELANVAAELNKLVGAFKI, from the coding sequence TTGACTGCTAAAATGATTGCCTATTTCTTGCTAGTTTTATTAGTATCTTCAGCCGGGTTTTCCTATACAGCTTGGAAAGTAGACGATTCTGCAAAACTTACTTCTGAGGTGCGGGGAAAGTATTTGCCTCGCTTATTGAAAACGACAGAGGCTAATGCCAATTTGGGCGATATAATTGGCGATTTGCGCGGTTTCTTTATTACGAAAGACCAGCAATTGGTCAATGATTACAAGAAAAAATCAGAAGCGAATCGAAAAGACTTAGACGAGTTGATTAATGAATCCTATACAACCGAGGGGAAAAGAGTGTCTAATGAGCTTAAAACCTTGAGTAATCAGTATTTTGATATTGCAGACACGAAGTTCATCCCATTAGTGCAAGCTGGCAAGATGGATGAGGCAACATTGGTGATGACGCATGAGATGAAGCCGCTAGCTACGACTCTTTCGGATAAGTTTGACGCGTACCAGGAAATGCGGAATAAGCAGATGAGCGACATCCTTGCAACCGCAGAGGAAAATGCAAGCTCGGCAAAGAATGCAGCTATCTTTGCCGGTATTTTGGCAACTATACTAGGTTTGGCTATCGGCTTTTTTGCAGCGCGGCGTATTGCGAGGCCCGTGAATGAGCTGGCAGTGGTTGCGCAAACAGTTGCAAGAGGGGATTTAACTCAGTACGTACAAGTGAACAGCCAAGACGAGATTGGACATTTAGCAGATTCCTTCAACACTATGATTGACCAATTAAAGTCGCTTCTCGGTCAAGTAAGTAAAACGGCGCACCATTTGAATTCAGCATCTCAAGAAATAGTGGGGGTGGCGCAGGATAATTCGGCTACTATGCAGCAGATTGCAGCGTCGACCGAAGAAATTTCAGCGGGCCTAGAAACCGTATCGGCTTCGACGGAAGAAGTTACCGCTTCTTCTGAAAATATGGGGGCTAATGTTCATCAAGTGGCGCAAATAGCGGATGAAGGATCTAAAGTGGCGAAAGCTGTTGAACAACAAGCGCTAAGCTTACAGCAAGATGCTAGAACTTCAAGCGATACTGCAAATTCCATGTACGAAGGAATTAGTGCGCGTGTAACAAAAGCAATTGATGACGCCAAAATTGTTAATGAAATTTCGACAATGGCCTCATCTATTGCAGCCATTGCGGGCCAGACGAATCTGTTGGCTCTCAATGCAGCGATTGAAGCGGCCAGGGCTGGAGAACAAGGGCGCGGCTTTGCTGTTGTCGCGGAGGAAGTACGCAAGTTGGCCGAAGAGTCGGCTCGCGTGGTGGGGAATATTCAAGAATTGACGCAGCAGGTGGAAGCGGCTATTGAAGTTCTAGTGAACAACGGTAATGATATGTTGCAATTCATTGACGGAACCGTGAAAAAAGACTACGCAGCCTTTGTTGACATTGGTCAACAGTATAAGAAAGACGCGGATAGTTTCCTTTCGGTAACAACGGGAATTGGAGACCGAATGAAGCAGATCGTGCAAGAAGTAAATGAAGTCAATAAAGCCATTGAGTCGGTTGCGACAACCATTACGCAAAGCGCCGATGGGGCGGAAGAAATTGCTAAGGGGACTACTGATACTAGTCAAGGAATTGATCAAATGTCGCGTGCAGCGACGGAATTGGCAAACGTGGCAGCGGAGTTAAATAAATTAGTGGGGGCCTTTAAGATTTAA
- a CDS encoding chemotaxis protein CheW, whose product MAHIQLVVFELNGEEYGVDALAVSGILRPQKFKLHKVPGLPDVIEGMIDLRGQINYIFNLGIKLGLTKTILTEESKFVMLNIQNTVAGCIVDEVTDIVTISDEQIQQQPEFVVNLSGKYLAGIGKIDERLIIILNPENILSTEEYEVLTG is encoded by the coding sequence ATGGCTCACATTCAATTAGTTGTTTTTGAGTTAAATGGTGAAGAGTACGGTGTTGATGCTTTAGCGGTAAGCGGTATATTGCGCCCGCAAAAATTTAAGCTTCACAAAGTCCCCGGCTTGCCGGATGTAATTGAAGGCATGATTGACTTGCGAGGGCAAATTAATTATATTTTCAATTTGGGCATTAAACTGGGACTAACCAAAACCATCCTTACCGAAGAAAGTAAGTTTGTTATGCTAAACATCCAAAACACAGTGGCCGGGTGCATTGTAGATGAAGTAACAGACATTGTCACAATATCGGATGAACAAATTCAGCAACAACCCGAGTTTGTCGTAAATCTTAGCGGCAAATACCTTGCCGGCATTGGAAAAATAGACGAACGTTTAATCATTATCTTGAATCCTGAAAATATCCTATCCACTGAAGAATATGAGGTATTAACCGGTTGA
- a CDS encoding acyltransferase family protein, whose amino-acid sequence MLNPGKLNPGRQEALGTRMYFLDHLRSFIIIVVLVYHAALAYMVRGPQWYYVIDTQNSFLFNVIVTISDVFVMPALFFVAGFFGIRSLLRTGQVAFWRSKIVRIGIPYFVGILFLAPAVNYIYFLSRFDTLPAYLDYWWNIFFGLARQHAHLWFLGVLTMFFLGLSLTYRFYKPLEQIEEQPTLPAKKFIVGFGLATSMAFFFVKQFVDDFTWIMIPNVLMFQPTRCTFYVFYFALGVYAYRKQWFTSHGYMPAVKFWLPVAILLGGVYAQYRIALWPKREQMLVMLGNDLLYGFFCLAAVFGLIALFHQRMNYTSPLLRKLAENSYAVYFIHQPVLMLIILAVRGYQLPVVIKYLLACSLALVICFLVSELILSKLKPFRVARKAR is encoded by the coding sequence TTGTTAAATCCGGGAAAGCTAAACCCTGGTAGGCAAGAAGCTTTGGGGACGCGAATGTATTTTTTAGATCATTTACGGTCGTTTATTATTATCGTAGTCTTGGTTTATCATGCGGCGTTAGCCTACATGGTTCGAGGGCCGCAGTGGTATTATGTGATTGATACACAAAATAGCTTTCTATTTAATGTCATTGTGACCATCAGCGATGTCTTTGTTATGCCGGCTTTATTTTTTGTTGCAGGATTTTTTGGAATTCGCTCCTTGCTACGAACCGGCCAAGTGGCTTTTTGGCGGAGTAAGATAGTAAGAATTGGTATTCCCTATTTTGTGGGGATTCTGTTTTTAGCGCCGGCGGTTAACTATATTTACTTTTTAAGTCGCTTTGATACGCTGCCAGCGTATTTGGATTATTGGTGGAATATCTTTTTCGGTTTGGCGCGCCAACACGCTCACTTGTGGTTCTTGGGTGTATTGACTATGTTTTTTTTAGGATTATCGCTTACATACCGTTTTTATAAACCGCTAGAACAGATTGAAGAGCAGCCTACCTTGCCCGCAAAGAAGTTTATTGTAGGATTTGGTTTGGCAACAAGTATGGCCTTTTTTTTTGTAAAACAGTTCGTGGATGATTTTACCTGGATTATGATACCTAATGTGCTCATGTTTCAACCGACGCGCTGCACTTTCTATGTTTTCTATTTTGCGTTAGGCGTTTATGCGTATCGTAAGCAGTGGTTTACTTCTCATGGATATATGCCTGCGGTGAAGTTCTGGCTGCCAGTTGCTATTTTGTTGGGCGGTGTCTATGCTCAGTACAGAATCGCGCTATGGCCTAAACGGGAACAGATGCTTGTAATGCTGGGCAACGATTTGTTGTATGGATTTTTTTGTTTGGCAGCAGTGTTTGGTTTGATTGCTTTGTTTCATCAGCGAATGAATTATACATCACCGCTGTTGCGTAAACTAGCAGAAAACTCTTATGCAGTTTATTTTATCCACCAACCGGTTTTAATGTTGATCATACTTGCGGTTCGCGGCTATCAACTACCGGTAGTTATAAAATATTTGCTTGCTTGTTCTTTAGCTCTTGTAATCTGTTTCTTAGTTTCCGAACTGATTCTTTCCAAATTAAAACCTTTTCGTGTGGCAAGGAAAGCTAGATAG
- a CDS encoding PocR ligand-binding domain-containing protein, translated as MKQHLKLTTNDDLSELKLTDVIDLDFLQRFQDDFAKGVGLASVTVDINGTPVTNPSSYTRFCMDYTHSTECGDKRCADSHRKGGEEAARLGKPVVYECHAGLIDFAAPIIVEGKQIGTILGGQVLTELPDEAKYRRIAREIGVNEEGYIDAVQEVRKLSKESIEAAANVLFIVANSLSKSAYHQRKLKALANVLNDGIAQISATMEELAASACTVSENQSKLNIEIKNVNTITGEINQVTTLIKDIADETRLLGLNAAIEAARAGEAGLGFGVVAQEIRKLSADSKQTVGKIQEFTTAISGSVEKTVAMGQETALTSEQQAAAIEEVTASVEEIQSLTEQLNALADEH; from the coding sequence ATGAAACAACATTTGAAGTTGACTACCAATGATGATTTAAGCGAATTGAAACTAACTGATGTAATCGATCTAGACTTTCTCCAACGTTTTCAAGACGATTTTGCCAAGGGCGTTGGTTTGGCCAGCGTAACCGTTGATATCAACGGCACTCCGGTCACCAACCCAAGTTCTTATACTCGTTTTTGCATGGACTATACCCATTCCACCGAATGCGGCGACAAGCGTTGCGCCGATTCGCATCGTAAAGGCGGCGAAGAGGCAGCGCGCCTCGGAAAACCAGTCGTATATGAATGCCACGCCGGGCTTATTGACTTTGCTGCACCAATTATTGTCGAAGGCAAACAAATCGGTACGATTCTAGGCGGCCAAGTTCTTACCGAACTGCCTGATGAAGCGAAATATCGCCGCATCGCCCGCGAAATTGGCGTTAATGAAGAAGGTTATATTGATGCCGTACAAGAAGTTCGCAAACTATCTAAAGAAAGCATCGAAGCTGCGGCTAACGTACTTTTCATTGTCGCTAACAGCCTTTCCAAGTCAGCATACCATCAAAGGAAACTAAAAGCGTTGGCTAATGTCCTTAACGATGGCATCGCTCAAATATCGGCAACGATGGAAGAATTAGCTGCTTCCGCCTGTACCGTAAGCGAAAACCAAAGCAAACTGAACATTGAGATTAAAAACGTGAATACGATCACCGGGGAAATTAACCAAGTCACGACTTTAATCAAAGATATTGCCGATGAAACACGGCTCCTGGGATTAAACGCAGCGATTGAAGCTGCCCGCGCCGGTGAAGCAGGCCTTGGATTTGGCGTAGTAGCCCAGGAAATCCGTAAGCTTTCGGCTGACTCTAAGCAAACAGTAGGTAAAATTCAAGAATTCACTACTGCCATCAGCGGCTCCGTTGAAAAAACCGTTGCCATGGGTCAAGAAACAGCCCTGACTTCTGAACAGCAAGCAGCTGCAATTGAAGAAGTCACTGCCAGTGTTGAAGAAATTCAAAGTCTTACAGAACAACTTAACGCATTAGCAGATGAGCACTAG